A segment of the Acidobacteriota bacterium genome:
CAACGACGGGCCGGTAACGATCCTGCTGGACTCGGAGAAGGCGTTCTAGGAGCCGGTGCGGTCCCGCGCCAGCACCGCGTCGGCAACGCGCACCGCTTCCACCGTCTCCTTGACGTCGTGGACGCGGACGATGTGTGCGCCCTTCAGGATGGTGACCACCGCCGCCGCCACCGAGGCATGCAAGCGTTCGCCGGGCGGCGCGTCCTCTTTCACATCCATGCCGGTTGTGGCCCCGGCGATGAGGCGGCCGAGGAACGATTTGCGTGAGGTGCCCGCGGCCAGCGGATATCCCAGCGCGTGCAACTCGTCGAAGCGCGCGAGCAGCGGATAGTTCTCCTCATAGCGCTTGCCGAATCCGAAGCCGGGATCGAGGACGATCCTTTCTTTCGCTATGCCGGCGCGCGCCGCCTGCAGCGTGATCTGCTCCAGTCCGCGCTGCACCTCGCCAAACGGGTCGGCGAGCGCAGGCAGCGACTTCCATTCGTCGGGACGCCCGCGGGCATGCATCAGCAGCGCGCCGCAATCCAGTCCCGCCAGCGTCGCTGCCATGGTCGCATCCCACGTCAGCCCGCTGACGTCGTTCACTATCGCCGCCCCGGCCCCGACCGCGACGCGCGCGACCTCGCTCTTATAGGTATCCACCGAGAGCAGCGCCGACGGCCGCTCGCGCTTCACGCCCTCGATGACCGGGATGATGCGTGCCAGCTCTTCCTCCGCGCTGACCGCAGCTGCGGCGGTGCCGGCGTGCGCGCCCGGG
Coding sequences within it:
- the folP gene encoding dihydropteroate synthase, which gives rise to PGAHAGTAAAAVSAEEELARIIPVIEGVKRERPSALLSVDTYKSEVARVAVGAGAAIVNDVSGLTWDATMAATLAGLDCGALLMHARGRPDEWKSLPALADPFGEVQRGLEQITLQAARAGIAKERIVLDPGFGFGKRYEENYPLLARFDELHALGYPLAAGTSRKSFLGRLIAGATTGMDVKEDAPPGERLHASVAAAVVTILKGAHIVRVHDVKETVEAVRVADAVLARDRTGS